AAAGAGCCGGTAGTGACCTGCGGATCACTACCGGCTCGATCAATCAGGAACTCGATATCTCCGCAAGATAGTCACCCGGCGGCACTAACCTTTTCCGCCAGCTTCGCGTCGTAACTGGAATGCACGTGCACACGCTTTTTGTCCGGATAAGCGTACGAGTACGCGCGGCGCAGCGCCAGCGACGCCTCATGAAAACCCGACAGAATCAGCTTCTGCTTGTTCGGATAGTTGGCGATGTCGCCGACCGCGAAGATGCCGGGCCGCGAGCTCTCGTAGTTCGACGTATCCACATCGACGCGCCCGGCGTGAATCGATAGCCCCCATTGCGCGATCGGCCCGAGATCGGCGACGAGCCCGTATAGCGCGACGAGATGCTCGGCCGCGAGTTGCGTCTCGCCCTGGATATGTCGCAACGTGATCGACTTCAATGCATCGCCTTCGACGTCGAGCCCCGCAATCGCGCCGACGATGAAGTCCATCTCGCCCGCCTCGACCGCGCGCCGCATCGACTCGACACTCGAATCAGCCGCACTGAAACCGCTGCGCCGATGCACCAGCGTCACCCGGCGCGCGACCTTGCGTAGCGCCAGCGCCCAGTCGAGCGCGGAATCGCCGCCGCCCGCCACCACCACGACCTTGTCGGCGAAGTCCGCGAGACGTGGCACGCTGTAGTGCACATGGCGCGACTCCAGCGGCACGGCTTCGGCCAGCGCCAGCTTTTGCGCCACGAATGCGCCGTTGCCGGCGGCCAGCAGGATCGCCGCGACATCGAACACGAGGCCGCGATCGGTACGTACTGTCCAGCGTCCGTTGTCGTTTTGTTCGACCGACTCGACCCGTTGTTCGAGATGGATGGGCGGATCGAACGGCTTGCATTGCGCCAGCAGGCGCTCGACCAGTTCACGCGCGGTGCACGACGGAATGGCGGGAATGTCGTAGATCGGCTTGTCCGGATAGAGCTCGATGCACTGGCCGCCGACCTTGTCGAGCCCGTCGACGATCTGGCAGGACAGGCCGATCACGCCCGCCTCGAAAGCGGCGAAAAGCCCCACGGGGCCGGCGCCGACGATCAGGACGTCGGTGCGGATCGGCGGCGGTTGTTGGTCTGCGGCGGAAGTCATGCGCAATCTCGTCGGATGGGTAGATAGGTGAATGACCCACCATACCGAATCGCCCGATGCCCGGCAACGATGCCATTACCATCGGTAAGGACGCTCGGCCTGCCGCACGCGTTCGCCGTCACTGAGTCGAAGTGGTTACCTGAAAATAGCCGAAATCGGTCATTTCACAAAACCAGTCATGCGCCTAATCTTCACTCATCGCATCACGGAATGCGTTCAACCCAACTCAGGAGTGAATCATGGAACAACGTCTCGACTTCTACAAAGCCAACCCCGCCGCGATCAAGGCCTTGATCGGAGTTGAAGAACGCATCGGCAAATCGGCCCTCGAAAAATCGCTGACCGAACTGGTTCGTCTGCGCGCCTCGCAGATCAATGGCTGCGCATACTGCGTCGACATGCACACCACCGACGCCCGCAAGGGCGGCGAAACCGACCGCCGTCTGGCAACCGTGGTGGTCTGGCGCGAAACGCCGTTCTTCACGGACCGGGAACGCGCCGCGCTCGAATGGACGGAAGCGCTGACGCTGGTATCGCAAGAGCATGTGCCCGACGCGGTTTGGGAAGCGGTGCGCCCGCACTTCAGCGACGAAGAACTGGTCGATCTGACGCTGCTGGTCTCCGCGATCAACGCATGGAACCGCTTCGCGATTTCGTTCCGCAAGCTGCCGGCCTGAGCGCCGCGCGCTCAAAGGCAATTCAGTTCGGTTCAGTTAGAAAGCGGGTTCGCGCTGCGCCGCATCGCTCGCGACTTTGAAGGCCGCGGTCAATTCGCTCAATTGCCGCGCCTGATCCGCGAGCGAGTTCGCGGTCGCCGCGCTTTCCTCGACCAGCGCCGCATTGTGCTGCGTGACCTCGTCCATCTGCGTGACGGCGAGGCTCACCTGCTTGATGCCCTCGCTCTGTTCTTTCGACGCCGCCGCAATCTCGCCGACGATACGCGCCACACGCCCGATCGCGGCTTCGATGTCCTGCATCGTATCGCCCGCGTCATTGACGAGCCCCGCGCCGCTCTCGACACGCGAAGTCGACTCCGCGATCAGCGAGCCGATTTCCTTCGCGGCCGCCGCCGAACGCTGCGCGAGACTGCGCACCTCGCCCGCCACCACCGCGAAACCGCGCCCTTCCTCACCTGCGCGCGCCGCTTCGACGGCGGCGTTCAGCGCGAGGATATTGGTCTGAAACGCAATGCCTTCGATCGCGGTAATGATGCCGGTCATTTTCGACGAACCCGCGTGAATCACGCGCATCGTCTCCACCATGCTGCCGACCGAAGTGCGCCCGCGCGCGGCCATCTCCGAGGCACGCAACGCGAGTTCGCTCGCGTGATGCGCGTTCTCCGCGTTCAACTGCACGGTCGACGTGAGCTGCTCCATCGCCGCCGCGGTTTCTTCGAGCGACGCGGCCTGTTCCTCCGTGCGTTGCGACAGATCGAGATTGCCGGCGGCGATCTGCTGCGTCGACGACGCGATCGAATGTGAACCGGCTCGCACGGTGGTGACGGTGGCGCCGAGTTTGTCCTGCATCGACGCGACGCCGCGCAAGAGGGTCGCCATTTCGTCGTTCGAACGAATCGGCACGTGAGTCGTCAGTTCGCCGGCGGCGATTGCGTCAAACTGGCGCAACGCGTCATTCAGCGGCGCCATGATCGCGCGGCGCAACGTGCGCCAACTGATGAACGCAACCGTCAGCCCCACCAGAATGCTGCCGATGCACGCGACCAGCAGCGTATGAAAGAGCGCAGCCGAACGCTCGCTGGCGTCGCTCGCCTGCTGGTTCAGATAGTCCTCCAGTGCGCCCTGGCTCGCGTTCATCGCCGTGTAAAGACCGATCAGATGATTCGCGCGGCTTTCGTCCATCCAGCTCGCGTCGCCCGTGCGGATCGCCTCGATCAGTTTGTCGATGCCGTCGCGGCGCACGGCGGTGCGCTTCATGTCGAGGTCGTCGGTGAGGCGCTGCAATTCGGGCGTCTTCGGCAGATCGCGGAAGCTGTTCCACCATTTATCCGAATCGCCGAGCAGCATGCGCGCACGCTCGAGTTGCGTATTCAGCTGCGGCGAGTGCGGGTTGCTCATTGCCCAGTCGAGTCCGAAACGCGCCCGCGACATGGCCGTGCCCGATTTGCCGAGCGCGACGACCGAGGCGAAATGGACCGTGTAGGCGTCGCGCTGCGCCTCGTTGCTTTCGTTCATGCCGAGAATGCCGAGCACGCCGGTGGCGATCAGCAGCGCGCCGAGAAACGCGATGGTGATCGCGATCCGTAGATTGATGGTCAGATTCTTGGTCATCGTGGTTTTTATCGCTCTGGCTGGTTTTGGCGCTCTGGCTTATGACGTGCGGCCCCCGCGCACGTGGACGGACGTGCGGCCCCCGCGCACGTGGACGATTAAATGTTCCTTATATGGAACAATGAACCGTATATGGAAAGTATAGCGATTCGCTTCGCGGCCAAAAAATAATATTTTGGCGGGCGCGGTAAACGCGCAACAGGCCGCGACGTGCCTGTTTCGCCGGTGGGCGCCGCCGGGATTGAGTAGGATCAATTGATGGGCGCGTACAAAGAGAGGTGTGGCGCCAGCGAATTATTCTGGAATCCTACCGGTACCGAACGCATCTCGTAGATTCCCCATCGGACGCGCAGGCGGGCAGCGTTATGGCGACTCGCGATGTCGCTCCCGGGAACGCGCGCCTCGACTTACTCTCCGATCCACGACCCGCGCAGATCGCTGTCGTGCAGCAATTGCAGCAGCGTGCCCGCCGGCCGGCTAAGCCGCTTCGCCGCCAGAGCGATGAATTCCACCGACGGCAGCGTCGGCAGACTCGCCATGTTCAAGGGCGCCGCGAGACCCCGCGCCGCCAGATACTGCGGACGAACCGTAATGCCGAGCCCGCCGCGCGCGGCCGCGATGCAACCGGCGTGGCTGCTGCTCGTGCACACCAACTGCCAGCTAAAGCCCGCCTCGGCGAGCGCGTCGAGCACGACGGCTCGCGTCACGCTCGGCTCGGCAACCAGAATCAGTGGCAACGGCTGGCTCAGATCGACCAGCGTGCCGGCGCGCGCCAGCCACTCCAGCCGCCCGGTGAAGAGCGGCACGCCGCGCCGGTCGCCGAGACGCCGCTTGCCGACCAGCAGATCGATCGCGCCGGCGTCGAGCAGTTCATACAGCTTACCGGTCATGCCGATGGTAATTTCCAGCTCGACATCCGGATGCGCGTCGCGAAACGCGGCCAGCACCGTAGGCAACGGGCCGAGCGCGACATCGTCCGACGAACCGAGCCGCACGCGGCCTTTCAGACGCGGCGCGCGAAACTGCGATTCGGCCCGCGCGAGCGCCTGCAGAATCACGCTGGCGTGCGCGAGCATGGCTTCGCCGTCCGGCGTCATCGCGAGCGAATGGGTGTCGCGCACGAAAAGGCGCCGGCCGACGCTCTGTTCGAGCCGCCGGATGTGTTCGCTGACGCTCGATTGCGTCAGGTCGAGCCGCCGCCCCGCTTCGGTGAAGCTGTGGCAGGCCGCGACGGTCGAAAAAGTCTTGAGCCAGATGGGATTGAGCATGGGGCATTGTCGCGCTGCTCATCGGCAAAGTCGATAACAGTCAACGCCCCTAGTGGGGTTCCCGATTGACGAGGATGTCAATATGATGACGGAATTGCCCCCGCTGAATGCCAAGGGCCGGGGCGGCCGCCCGCCAGCGCCGCCGCCCCGTCGCCCCGTAAAAAATGACCAAGGATTCTTCCCAGACCGCTTTGCTCTGGATCGTCGCCGCCGGCTTTTTCATGCAGTCGCTCGACACGACGATCGTCAACACCGCGCTGCCGTCGATTGCCAACAGCCTGCACGTCGCGCCGCTCGCGATGCAGCCGATCGTGGTCGCCTACACCCTGACCATGGCGATGCTCACGCCCGCATCCGGCTGGCTCGCCGACCGCTTCGGCACGCGGCGCGTCTACTTCGCGGCCATTCTCGTGTTCGTGCTCGGCTCGATCTGCTGCGCGAGCGCGCATACGCTCGGCCAACTGGTCATGGCGCGCGTGCTGCAAGGCGTAGGTGGCTCGATGCTGCTGCCGATCGGGCGGCTCGCCGTCCTGCGTAGCGTCACGGGCGACCAGTATGTCGCGGCGCTCGCGTTCATTTCGGTGGCCGGGCAACTCGGGCCGATCGCCGGCCCGACGCTCGGCGGCTGGTTCGTTCAGGCGATCACGTGGCATTGGATCTTCCTGATCAACGTGCCGATCGGCGCCGTGGGTCTGTACGCGGTGCAGCGGTTTTTGCCATCGCATGGCGAAACAAAGGCGCCGCCGTTCGACTTCGTCGGCTGTGGGTTGCTCTCGCTGTGCATGATCGCGTTCTCGCTCGCCGTCGACGCGCCCGCGCCCACGCACCGCGCGGCATGGTCAGTGGCGCTGTTCGCGCTCGCCGCCGTGACCGCGCTCGCCTACATTCCGCATGCGAGACGCAGCGTCAACCCGCTCTTCAAGCTGTCGCTCTTTCGCGAACCGAACTTCAGCGTCGGCCTGATCGGCAACCTGGTGTGCCGCATCGGTTCGAGCGCCGTGCCGTTTCTCGTGCCCTTGCTGCTGCAATTGCAACTGGGTTACTCGCCGCTGCATTCCGGTCTGATGATGCTGCCCGCGGCTCTCGCCGGCACCGTCGCCAAACGCTGGATCGCGCCGCTCGTGCGCCGCTACGGCTACGACACGTTTCTGCTGGTCAATACGATCATCGTCGGTTCGTCGATCGTTGCGTTCGCACTGATTACGCGCGGCACGCCGCTCGTGGTCGAGATCGCCATTCTGGCCGTGTTCGGCGCGGCCAACTCCATGCAATTCGCGGCGATGAACAGCGTCACGCTCAAAGACCTCTCGCATGAAGATGCCGGCAGCGGCAATAGCCTTTTTTCGATGGTGCAGATGCTGGCCATCGGGCTGGGCGTGTCGATCGGCGGCGGGCTGGTGAATCTCTTCTCGGTGCAAGCCGGATCGGCCGCGCTCGGTTTTCGGCTCGCCTTCGTGTGCGTCGGCGTGATCACGCTGGTGTCGGCGTGGGTGTTTCGTCACCTCGACGAAGCGCCTGCCTCGCCCGCGGTGCGCGGGCAAGCGACTCAGGGCGCGGGCCGCTAACCCTGACCTTGCGTCAGTCCGGCAAGCGGATGCCGGAAAATCCCGCGCAAGCCTCGATCAAACGCTCCTGAACGGCAACGTCGCGCACCGCCGGGTGCGTCTCGCACCGCTTCATGTGATAGAAGTACGCGCCGCTGACGGTGGCCGCCGGCTCGTCGCTGACGGCGAGCCACACCTGGGTTTTCGGGGCGGCCTGCAAATCGTCCGGCGCGCCCGGACCGCCCATTTTCGTCGCGACCCAACCCGGCTCCAGCGCATTCGACAACACCTGCGGCCAGCGCCGCGCCATCGCGAACGCCAGCAACGCGTCGTGCAGTTTCGAGTCCGAATATGCCGCCGTGCCCCGCCAGGGGCGCTGCTCCCAGGCCAGATCGTCGAGGCTCGCGTCGCCGCTGCGATGCAGGCCCGAGCTCAGATAAACGAGCCGCTTCGGCTTCTGGATCAAGGCGGTGAGAATGTACGGCGCCAGTGTATTGACCGCGAATACGTGCGGCAAGCCGTCGACGGTGGCGATCCGGCGTGGCTCCTGATAGCCGACCGCCGCGTTGTGGATCACCGCATCGAAACGGCCTAGCCGGTTGACCTGCTCCGCGAGCGCTTCCGTGGCCGCGATACTCGACAGGTCGCCGATCAGCGCGGCTTCCGCTTGCGGTACGGCTTGCAACGCTTCATCGGCGCGCGCGGCGCTGCGCGCATGCAACACCACCTGATGGCCGCGATCGACTAGCAGACGCGCGGCCATTTGACCGAGACCATCGGCGGAACCGGTAATAAAAATACGCGACATGGGACGTTCTCCGTTGTTCAGTCCGAATATGCCCGATGCATGACGAGAATCGCATGTCCTGGTGCTTCGGGCGAACGTCAACAGATTAACGTGCGCCGCTCGACTGACGCGATAGCCTGGCTGTCATTCCACTCATGACATGACATCATTCGTCCGCCTTACCAGGCGGCGTTTCCCCGAGCCGGCGCGTGAATTCAAACGGACTTTCGCGTTAGCATGTCACGCATTAGTGAATAACAAAGGACTATCACATGCCATTTGACGAGCGCATGCTGAACGGCATGGGCGTCTTGACGGCGATCGTCGATTGCGGGAGTTTTGCGGCAGCCGGCGAAATGCTCGACATGTCGCAATCCGGGGTGAGCCGTTCGGTCGCGCGGCTCGAAGCGCGTCTGGGCATCCGGCTCTTCGACCGCACCACGCGCTCGGTCACGCTGACCGACGAAGGCCGGCGCTTCTACGAACAGATCGTGCCGCTGCTGGGTGGACTCGAAGAAGCGGCGGCTTCCGCCGCGCAGGGCGCGACCGCCGTGCGCGGACGTTTGCGCGTGAACATGGATCCGTTCTTTTCGCGCCTCGTGCTCGGGCCGCGGCTGGGCGGCTTTATCGACAAGCATCCCGATTTGCAACTCGAACTGATCACCCGCGACCAGATGGGCGATCTGGTCGGCGACGGATTCGATCTCGCGATCCGTTTCGGCGACCCGCCGGTGTCGACGCTGATCGCGCGCAAACTGCTGGACACGCGGATTCTCACCGTGGCCGCGCCGTCGTATCTGAAGAAGCATGGACACCCGGTGAATCCGGCCGAGCTCGAAAGCGGCAAGCATGTCTGCATCAAGTTTCGCGATCCGCTCACGGGCTACCCGTTCAGTTGGGAATTTCATCGCGGCCGCAAGAAAATCGTGATCACGCCGCAGGGTCGTTTGACCGTGAACGACGTGGGCACGCTACACAGTGTCTGCACGGCGGGCCAAGGCGTCGCGCAGATTCTCTCGCTCGGCGCCGAGTCGTTGATGGCGAGCGGAAAGCTCGTCGAGCTATTTCCCGATTGGGGCGACGAGGTTTATCCGCTGTATGCGCTCTATCCTTCGCGGCATCATCCGCCGGCGAAGGTCCGGGCGTTTTACGATTTCATCGTGTCGCTCACGGGCAGCGCGCCGCGCGAAACGGTGGCTTGAGTCCGCGTTCGGCGACGTCCGCGCGTCGGCACAGCGCGCTGCGCTGCGTCAGGAAATCGTGTAGCGGTTCTGTGGGCCGCCGAGGTACAGGCCGCGCGCTAGCGTGAGAATCTGCTCGCGATGCTGGTCGAACGCGGCAAGCACGGCCGGTTCGTCGGAGCCCACGCTCGGGCTCAGATTCGAAATCACCGAACGGTTGACGGTGAAAGCGATTTCGCGCGCATTGTCGTAGCCCCAGAAATTCACGCAGTGATGAGAGGCGTCGTAGCTGCGGCTGGGATTCGGGAAGTTGAGGGACATGTCGTACTCCCGCGATATAGGGTTCTCCTTCCACGTTGCGCTGAATGAGGGCACGGGTCAAGGGCTTGTTTGTAAGTGTGCGCAGCGGGATGGCCGTTGTCTGATTCGCTGTCTGGTTATTACGTGGTTGTCGAGTCCGGGTCACTCCATGACGTGCGAAAGACCTGATCACGACACGAAGTGCAAGCCCAGGTCTGCCGCTTGCTGCAGTGCTCATGTCATCCAACCAGGAGAGGATCATGAGCGAAACCAAAGAAGGCGCCCAAGACAAACCGGCCGACATCGAACATCCGCAACCTGCCGCGCATAGCGACAACGAGAAGAGCAAGCTGCCCGAACGCGGCGATGAAGGACGCGATGAGTCACCGGCAGACCGTCCGGGCAAAAAACCCGGCGAGGGCGAACCGTCGGTCGGTTGAAAAATCAAAGGCCAGTCCAGGAGCGGCTTTGCTGCTTTTTTTGCAGCGAAGCCGCATAAATTTTTCCCTTCTGACGGCTTTCATAAACCAAACATTTCTTCCTGATTTTTACCGATTATTTTTTCTGCGTGATGGACTATTTTTCTGCTTGCAGCGACGTGTGCGCCAAGCGGACCGGCTGCCGCCCCTCAACAGATAACAAAGGCGACGCTCATGTCCATCTCCTCGACTCTCACTCACCGCCCCAGAGTCTCCATCTGTTTGCCGACCTGCGATCGTCCTGAGCTGATCGCAACGTGCATCGACTCGTGCCTCGCGCAGAGCTACGATGATCTGGAGATCGTGATCGGCGACGACTCGAAAGACACGCACACCGAGCAGTTGGTCGCGGCCCGTTACGCGCACGAACCGCGCGTGCGCTATGTGAAAAATCAGCCGCCGCTCGGCCAGGCGCGCAACGTCGCGAGCCTGTTCGGGCGCGCAAGCGGCGACAAGATCCTGCTGATCCACGACGACGACCTGCTCACCACGGACAGCGTCGAAAAGCTCGTGTCGCTATGGACGCTTCACCCGCAACTTGACGTGGCATTCGGCGACCAGTACGAAGCCGATCACCGCGGCGCCATCGACTTCGAGGCGAGCGCGAACCTGAACGCCGCATTTCGGCGTACGAAGGATGCCGAAGGCCTGCAGTCGCTGCCGGGCCGAACCGGTCTGATCCAGATGTTTCCGAATAACGGCTGGATGGCCAACGCCAAACTCGTGAAGCGGATCGGCTACCAGGAAGGGTACGGCGTGTGCTGCGACTTCGTGTTCGGCACCGAGCTCTGTCTCGCCGCGCGCGAGGTGTTCTATCTGCACGACTATGTCTCGGTGTATCGAAAGACGGCAAGCTCGATCTCGCATAGCACGCGCGGCACAGCGGTCGCGGCAACGGTCAGCGCGTACGCGTTCGTCAAGGCGTTGAAGCTGCCGGCGCAGCTGGAGCCGTCGCGCAAGCTGGCGTTGCGCCGTCTCGCGCCGATCGTGGTGTCGGTTCACGCCAGAAATCGTCGGGCGCTCGCCGGGTTCAAGGTCGCCTTCACGCATCTGTTCGCGTACAACTACGGCTTGAGCACACGGCTTTACTATCATCTTCTGATGCTTGCGCGTGGCGCGCTGAGCGTGCCTCGGCAGGCCGTCGCGGCGGGCGCGGTTGCCGCGGTGGCGGCCGCGCCCGTTGTTGCCGCGGATCCGGCCGCCGTAGTGAAGGAACTCGTCTCCGAAATGGTAAGCGATCGTTCGGAACCGGTCTGATGCGGCGACGTCGGCGCTGAACGCCGGCAAGCCCCCGTGCAATAAGCGTGTTTTGTGCTAAGCATCCTCTGCTAAGCAAACGCGGATTTGTTGCTTGGTCCGGCGTGGCGCACTGATTACGATAAACGCGAACCTTCACCAGCCCTGAGGTAACTCGCATGTCTGACAGTGCCTGTTTCAAGCCGCGTGTGATCGAACCAGTCGTCGTCAACCAGCCTGAAGGATTGGGCCTCGCAGTGGAGTTGTGGCTCGCGCAACCCGTCGACGGAATCGCGGGGCGAGCGCTGCAGATTCATCTACGCAGCGACGCAAAAATGGCGCAGGCCGAGACGCTGCGCGATCTGTTGCATGCGTTGGGCACGGAGATCGTCGTGGCGTGAGCATGCACCCTGCCGTTGATGCACAGTCGGTTTTTTGCATCGCTGCTGAGGCGCATAAAAAACGACGGCCGGGATTGCCCCGGACCGCCGTTTTCAAGCATCACCTGAGTGCGCTTCTCGAACGAGCCTCAAAGACTCAAGGCTCGAGACGCAAATACCCTTCTTTCGACGGATCGCGCATCCGCAGCGAAACGATGCCGGCGATCGCGCACAGCGCGGTGACATACCAAAAGAAAATCGACTCGTTGCCGACCGACTTCAGCCACAGCGCCACATACTCCGCCGAACCGCCGAAGATCGCATTCGCCACTGCGTACGAAAGCCCGACGCCGAGCGCACGCACTTCCGGCGGGAACATTTCCGCCTTGATCAAGCCGCTGATCGACGTATAGAAACTGACGATCGCAAGCGCCACCACCACCAGACCGAAGGCCGCATACGGGCTCGTCACGTCTTTCAGCGCGTGCAGCAACGGCACGGTGCCGATGGTCGAGAAGAAGCCGAAGAACAGCATGGAACGGCGGCGGCCGATGCGGTCCGACAGCGCGCCGAACGCCGGCTGCATCACCATGTAAACGAAGAGCGCCGCGGTCATGACGTTGCTGGCCGTCTTCGCATGCATGCCAGCCGTGTTGACCAGGTACTTCTGCATGTAGGTGGTGAACGTGTAGAAAATCAGCGAGCCGCCGGCCGTGAAACCGAGCACCGTCATGAACGCGCCTTTGTGCAGCCACAGACCGCGCAGCGTGCCGGCTTCCTTGCGCTGACGCGTTTCGGCGGTGGTGGTTTCGTCGAGCGATTTACGCAGATACAGCGCGACCAATGCCGCGACCGCGCCGATTGCGAACGGCACGCGCCAGCCCCAAGCCTTCAGCTCGTCGGTGGAAAGCGTTTGTTGCAGCACCACCAGCACCAGCAGCGCGCACAACTGCCCGCCGATCAGCGTGACGTACTGGAACGACGCGAAGAAACCGCGCCGGCCCTTGAGCGCGACTTCACTCATATAGGTCGCGCTGGTGCCGTACTCGCCGCCCACCGACAAGCCCTGGAACAGCCGCGCGACCAGC
The nucleotide sequence above comes from Paraburkholderia aromaticivorans. Encoded proteins:
- a CDS encoding NAD(P)/FAD-dependent oxidoreductase, whose protein sequence is MTSAADQQPPPIRTDVLIVGAGPVGLFAAFEAGVIGLSCQIVDGLDKVGGQCIELYPDKPIYDIPAIPSCTARELVERLLAQCKPFDPPIHLEQRVESVEQNDNGRWTVRTDRGLVFDVAAILLAAGNGAFVAQKLALAEAVPLESRHVHYSVPRLADFADKVVVVAGGGDSALDWALALRKVARRVTLVHRRSGFSAADSSVESMRRAVEAGEMDFIVGAIAGLDVEGDALKSITLRHIQGETQLAAEHLVALYGLVADLGPIAQWGLSIHAGRVDVDTSNYESSRPGIFAVGDIANYPNKQKLILSGFHEASLALRRAYSYAYPDKKRVHVHSSYDAKLAEKVSAAG
- a CDS encoding DUF1488 domain-containing protein; translated protein: MSLNFPNPSRSYDASHHCVNFWGYDNAREIAFTVNRSVISNLSPSVGSDEPAVLAAFDQHREQILTLARGLYLGGPQNRYTIS
- a CDS encoding LysR family transcriptional regulator, encoding MPFDERMLNGMGVLTAIVDCGSFAAAGEMLDMSQSGVSRSVARLEARLGIRLFDRTTRSVTLTDEGRRFYEQIVPLLGGLEEAAASAAQGATAVRGRLRVNMDPFFSRLVLGPRLGGFIDKHPDLQLELITRDQMGDLVGDGFDLAIRFGDPPVSTLIARKLLDTRILTVAAPSYLKKHGHPVNPAELESGKHVCIKFRDPLTGYPFSWEFHRGRKKIVITPQGRLTVNDVGTLHSVCTAGQGVAQILSLGAESLMASGKLVELFPDWGDEVYPLYALYPSRHHPPAKVRAFYDFIVSLTGSAPRETVA
- a CDS encoding glycosyltransferase family 2 protein → MSISSTLTHRPRVSICLPTCDRPELIATCIDSCLAQSYDDLEIVIGDDSKDTHTEQLVAARYAHEPRVRYVKNQPPLGQARNVASLFGRASGDKILLIHDDDLLTTDSVEKLVSLWTLHPQLDVAFGDQYEADHRGAIDFEASANLNAAFRRTKDAEGLQSLPGRTGLIQMFPNNGWMANAKLVKRIGYQEGYGVCCDFVFGTELCLAAREVFYLHDYVSVYRKTASSISHSTRGTAVAATVSAYAFVKALKLPAQLEPSRKLALRRLAPIVVSVHARNRRALAGFKVAFTHLFAYNYGLSTRLYYHLLMLARGALSVPRQAVAAGAVAAVAAAPVVAADPAAVVKELVSEMVSDRSEPV
- a CDS encoding SDR family NAD(P)-dependent oxidoreductase, coding for MSRIFITGSADGLGQMAARLLVDRGHQVVLHARSAARADEALQAVPQAEAALIGDLSSIAATEALAEQVNRLGRFDAVIHNAAVGYQEPRRIATVDGLPHVFAVNTLAPYILTALIQKPKRLVYLSSGLHRSGDASLDDLAWEQRPWRGTAAYSDSKLHDALLAFAMARRWPQVLSNALEPGWVATKMGGPGAPDDLQAAPKTQVWLAVSDEPAATVSGAYFYHMKRCETHPAVRDVAVQERLIEACAGFSGIRLPD
- a CDS encoding methyl-accepting chemotaxis protein; this translates as MTKNLTINLRIAITIAFLGALLIATGVLGILGMNESNEAQRDAYTVHFASVVALGKSGTAMSRARFGLDWAMSNPHSPQLNTQLERARMLLGDSDKWWNSFRDLPKTPELQRLTDDLDMKRTAVRRDGIDKLIEAIRTGDASWMDESRANHLIGLYTAMNASQGALEDYLNQQASDASERSAALFHTLLVACIGSILVGLTVAFISWRTLRRAIMAPLNDALRQFDAIAAGELTTHVPIRSNDEMATLLRGVASMQDKLGATVTTVRAGSHSIASSTQQIAAGNLDLSQRTEEQAASLEETAAAMEQLTSTVQLNAENAHHASELALRASEMAARGRTSVGSMVETMRVIHAGSSKMTGIITAIEGIAFQTNILALNAAVEAARAGEEGRGFAVVAGEVRSLAQRSAAAAKEIGSLIAESTSRVESGAGLVNDAGDTMQDIEAAIGRVARIVGEIAAASKEQSEGIKQVSLAVTQMDEVTQHNAALVEESAATANSLADQARQLSELTAAFKVASDAAQREPAF
- a CDS encoding LysR family transcriptional regulator, with amino-acid sequence MLNPIWLKTFSTVAACHSFTEAGRRLDLTQSSVSEHIRRLEQSVGRRLFVRDTHSLAMTPDGEAMLAHASVILQALARAESQFRAPRLKGRVRLGSSDDVALGPLPTVLAAFRDAHPDVELEITIGMTGKLYELLDAGAIDLLVGKRRLGDRRGVPLFTGRLEWLARAGTLVDLSQPLPLILVAEPSVTRAVVLDALAEAGFSWQLVCTSSSHAGCIAAARGGLGITVRPQYLAARGLAAPLNMASLPTLPSVEFIALAAKRLSRPAGTLLQLLHDSDLRGSWIGE
- the mdtD gene encoding multidrug transporter subunit MdtD; this translates as MTKDSSQTALLWIVAAGFFMQSLDTTIVNTALPSIANSLHVAPLAMQPIVVAYTLTMAMLTPASGWLADRFGTRRVYFAAILVFVLGSICCASAHTLGQLVMARVLQGVGGSMLLPIGRLAVLRSVTGDQYVAALAFISVAGQLGPIAGPTLGGWFVQAITWHWIFLINVPIGAVGLYAVQRFLPSHGETKAPPFDFVGCGLLSLCMIAFSLAVDAPAPTHRAAWSVALFALAAVTALAYIPHARRSVNPLFKLSLFREPNFSVGLIGNLVCRIGSSAVPFLVPLLLQLQLGYSPLHSGLMMLPAALAGTVAKRWIAPLVRRYGYDTFLLVNTIIVGSSIVAFALITRGTPLVVEIAILAVFGAANSMQFAAMNSVTLKDLSHEDAGSGNSLFSMVQMLAIGLGVSIGGGLVNLFSVQAGSAALGFRLAFVCVGVITLVSAWVFRHLDEAPASPAVRGQATQGAGR
- a CDS encoding carboxymuconolactone decarboxylase family protein; translated protein: MEQRLDFYKANPAAIKALIGVEERIGKSALEKSLTELVRLRASQINGCAYCVDMHTTDARKGGETDRRLATVVVWRETPFFTDRERAALEWTEALTLVSQEHVPDAVWEAVRPHFSDEELVDLTLLVSAINAWNRFAISFRKLPA
- a CDS encoding MFS family transporter; the encoded protein is MTDLTDQTVASAHDTRRRIFAIVGASSGNLVEWFDFYVYSFCALYFAPAFFPSGNTTTQLLNTAGVFAAGFLMRPIGGWFFGRLADKHGRRTAMMVSVFMMCGGSLVIAVLPTYAQIGALAPALLLVARLFQGLSVGGEYGTSATYMSEVALKGRRGFFASFQYVTLIGGQLCALLVLVVLQQTLSTDELKAWGWRVPFAIGAVAALVALYLRKSLDETTTAETRQRKEAGTLRGLWLHKGAFMTVLGFTAGGSLIFYTFTTYMQKYLVNTAGMHAKTASNVMTAALFVYMVMQPAFGALSDRIGRRRSMLFFGFFSTIGTVPLLHALKDVTSPYAAFGLVVVALAIVSFYTSISGLIKAEMFPPEVRALGVGLSYAVANAIFGGSAEYVALWLKSVGNESIFFWYVTALCAIAGIVSLRMRDPSKEGYLRLEP